Proteins encoded by one window of Arachis hypogaea cultivar Tifrunner chromosome 1, arahy.Tifrunner.gnm2.J5K5, whole genome shotgun sequence:
- the LOC112789286 gene encoding uncharacterized protein, translated as MVNLVAAQKPLMNALMKMAGITPYTVEIESGTVMSFWVPSDTVKKPNKKHEKPQIISQPKKPTVVLVHGFAAEGIVTWQFQIGALTKKYSVYVPDLLFFGGSKTNKTERSPTFQAQCLAAALRKLGVEKCVVVGFSYGGMVAFKMAEMYPEIVQALVISGSILAMTDSISVTTLQELGFSSSSELLLPTSVKGLKALLSVAAHKKLWFPDRLHRDFLEVMFSNRKERGELLEGLVISNRDITIPNFPQRIHLLWGEKDQIFKLELAQNMKEQLGEKSTLEGIKKAGHLVHLERPCVYNRCLKKFIDSILV; from the exons atggtgAACCTTGTGGCAGCACAGAAGCCCTTAATGAATGCTCTAATGAAGATGGCAGGGATAACTCCCTATACGGTTGAGATAGAGTCAGGGACAGTGATGAGTTTCTGGGTCCCTTCAGACACCGTAAAGAAACCAAACAAAAAACACGAAAAACCCCAAATCATATCCCAACCCAAGAAGCCAACTGTGGTGCTGGTGCACGGTTTCGCTGCCGAAGGGATAGTGACGTGGCAGTTCCAGATTGGAGCTCTAACAAAGAAATACTCTGTCTACGTCCCTGACCTTCTTTTCTTCGGAGGCTCCAAAACCAACAAGACGGAGAGGTCACCCACGTTCCAAGCGCAGTGTCTGGCGGCGGCACTGAGAAAGCTTGGGGTGGAGAAGTGTGTTGTGGTTGGGTTTAGTTATGGCGGGATGGTGGCTTTTAAGATGGCCGAGATGTATCCTGAGATAGTCCAAGCACTGGTCATCTCAGGATCCATCTTGGCCATGACGGATTCCATCAGTGTTACGACGCTGCAAGAGCTCGGATTCTCTTCATCGTCCGAGCTCTTGCTGCCTACATCTGTGAAGGGCCTTAAGGCCCTTCTCTCCGTTGCTGCCCACAAGAAGCTCTGGTTCCCGGATCGTTTACACAGAGATTTTCTTGag GTGATGTTCTCGAATAGGAAGGAGCGAGGAGAGTTACTAGAGGGCTTAGTAATTAGCAACAGAGACATCACCATCCCAAACTTTCCACAG AGAATACATCTTCTATGGGGCGAAAaggatcaaattttcaaattagaACTCGCGCAGAATATGAAAGA GCAACTGGGAGAGAAAAGCACATTAGAAGGAATAAAGAAAGCTGGTCACTTAGTTCATCTAGAGCGCCCATGTGTTTACAATAGATGCCTCAAGAAGTTCATTGATTCCATCTTGGTCTGA
- the LOC112695117 gene encoding GATA transcription factor 19: MMNHCCSNSNSQDHVMGTCKCGMLPTPYGDDYYYGDPNRYSFTPSSSSLSWSSVDCTLSLGTPSTRFSEHEDRRTRHHHERRSKQNPHHSEAKASKESDGDAFFSRRCANCDTTSTPLWRNGPRGPKTLCNACGIRYKKEERRASATAAATTTTVTNSGGEMEPVTAHMYGHNNNNSWYYTNSQGNNNGELRFMDYDANDDMDPFPSWRLNNADRTNLVHDFTR; the protein is encoded by the exons atGATGAATCATTGTTGCAGTAACAGCAACTCTCAGGATCACGTGATGGGCACGTGTAAATGCGGCATGCTCCCCACGCCCTATGGAGATGACTATTATTACGGTGACCCAAACAGGTACTCCTTTACACCTTCTTCGTCGTCTTTGTCTTGGTCGTCGGTGGACTGTACCCTCTCCCTGGGGACACCGTCCACGCGATTCTCCGAACACGAAGACAGGCGAACACGTCATCATCATGAACGTCGCTCCAAACAGAATCCTCATCATTCTGAGGCTAAAGCCAGCAAGGAATCCGACGGTGATGCTTTCTTTTCTCGCCGCTGTGCCAACTGTGATACCACTTCCACACCTCTATGGAGGAACGGTCCTCGGGGACCCAAG ACACTATGCAATGCATGCGGGATTAGAtacaagaaagaagagagaagagccaGCGCTACTGCAGCCGCCACCACAACCACCGTTACTAACAGCGGCGGCGAAATGGAGCCGGTTACGGCTCACATGTACGGCCACAACAATAACAATTCGTGGTACTATACAAACTCTCAAGGCAATAATAATGGCGAGTTACGTTTCATGGATTATGATGCCAATGATGACATGGACCCATTCCCTTCTTGGAGACTCAACAATGCAGACAGAACAAATCTTGTTCACGACTTTACAAGATGA